One region of Corvus moneduloides isolate bCorMon1 chromosome 1, bCorMon1.pri, whole genome shotgun sequence genomic DNA includes:
- the MC4R gene encoding melanocortin receptor 4, whose amino-acid sequence MNFTQHRGTHQPLHFWNHSYRLHGGASEPNEKGHSSGGCYEQLFVSPEVFVTLGIISLLENVLVIVAIAKNKNLHSPMYFFICSLAVADMLVSVSNGSETIVITLLNNTDTDAQSFTINIDNVIDSVICSSLLASICSLLSIAVDRYFTIFYALQYHNIMTVKRVGVIITCIWAACTVSGILFIIYSDSSVVIICLISMFFTMLILMASLYVHMFMMARMHIKKIAVLPGTGPVRQGANMKGAITLTILIGVFVVCWAPFFLHLIFYISCPYNPYCVCFMSHFNFYLILIMCNSIIDPLIYAFRSQELRKTFKEIICCCSLRGLCDFPGKY is encoded by the coding sequence ATGAATTTCACCCAGCATCGTGGGACACACCAGCCTCTCCATTTCTGGAACCACAGCTACAGACTGCATGGAGGAGCCAGTGAGCCCAATGAAAAGGGCCACTCCTCAGGAGGCTGCTACGAGCAACTCTTTGTATCCCCCGAAGTGTTTGTGACTCTGGGCATCATCAGCTTGCTGGAGAACGTCTTGGTCATTGTGGCGATAGCCAAGAACAAGAACCTCCATTCGCCCATGTACTTCTTCATCTGTAGCTTGGCAGTGGCTGACATGCTAGTGAGTGTATCTAATGGATCAGAAACCATTGTCATCACGCTGCTAAACAATACAGACACAGATGCACAGAGCTTTACCATAAACATTGACAATGTCATCGACTCGGTCATTTGCAGTTCCTTGCTTGCATCAATTTGCAGTCTTCTCTCAATAGCAGTGGACAGGTACTTTACTATCTTTTACGCCCTCCAGTATCATAATATCATGACAGTGAAGCGTGTAGGGGTTATCATCACGTGCATCTGGGCTGCTTGCACAGTCTCAGGCATTTTGTTCATCATTTACTCTGACAGCAGTGTTGTCATCATCTGCCTTATCAGCATGTTCTTCACTATGCTCATTCTCATGGCATCCCTCTATGTCCACATGTTTATGATGGCTCGTATGCACATAAAAAAGATTGCTGTTCTTCCAGGAACTGGCCCTGTTCGCCAAGGGGCCAACATGAAAGGGGCCATCACTCTCACCATCCTGATTGGAGTTTTTGTTGTATGCTGGGCTCCATTTTTCCTACACCTGATTTTCTACATCTCCTGCCCCTACAACCCTTACTGTGTGTGCTTCATGTCCCACTTTAACTTCTACCTCATCCTCATCATGTGCAATTCCATCATTGATCCACTTATCTATGCATTCCGGAGTCAGGAGCTCAGGAAAACGTTCAAGGAGATTATATGCTGCTGTAGCCTGAGAGGGCTTTGTGATTTCCCTGGCAAATATTAA